The following proteins are co-located in the Fimbriiglobus ruber genome:
- a CDS encoding leucine-rich repeat domain-containing protein — protein sequence MFRNLVFTLVLSGLCLSPELWADDAEEKAIVYVRKLNRVVTRDEKAPGNPVIGADLRDAPVTDAGLKELAPFQHLTTLDLSNTRVTDAGLKDVASFRHLTTLGLSGTKVTDAGLKELAPLQHLTTLDLVHTPVTDAGVTHLAALKNLTTLNLGITPVTDAGVKHLAALPHLTTLGLSRTRVTGVGLKELATLEQLTTLDLSFTKVTAPSLKELGTLRHLTSLDLYSTRVTDDGLKELGTLQRLNTLDLSHTDVTGTGLKGLAPLQDLTILTLFDTPVTDAGLKELAPLQNLISLCLNSTRVTDAGMKEVAALKNLTSLNLINTGVTGAGMKELAGLPQLANLYLDRTRVTDAGAKELAALTQLTALQLQNTQLTDAGLRELAALKKLSRLYLSGTKISDAGAKELAAFRQLAILDLQNTQVTDAGLKDLQKALPNCLILR from the coding sequence GCCATCGTGTACGTAAGGAAACTCAACAGAGTCGTTACGCGCGACGAGAAGGCACCCGGGAATCCCGTCATCGGCGCCGACCTGCGCGACGCACCGGTGACGGACGCGGGGTTGAAGGAACTCGCCCCATTCCAACACCTCACCACCCTCGATCTGTCCAACACGCGAGTGACGGACGCGGGACTCAAGGATGTGGCTTCGTTTCGACACCTCACCACACTCGGTTTGAGCGGTACGAAGGTGACGGACGCGGGGTTAAAGGAACTCGCCCCACTCCAACACCTCACCACCCTCGATCTGGTCCACACGCCGGTGACGGACGCGGGCGTGACGCACCTGGCCGCACTGAAGAACCTGACCACCCTCAACCTGGGCATCACGCCGGTGACAGACGCGGGCGTGAAGCACCTCGCCGCGCTCCCGCACCTCACCACCCTCGGCCTGAGCCGCACACGGGTGACGGGCGTGGGCTTGAAGGAACTCGCCACCCTCGAGCAATTGACCACCCTCGACCTGAGCTTCACGAAGGTCACGGCCCCCAGCCTGAAGGAACTCGGCACACTCCGACACCTCACGTCCCTCGACCTGTACAGTACGAGAGTGACGGACGACGGCCTGAAAGAACTTGGCACACTCCAACGCCTTAACACCCTCGACCTGAGCCACACGGACGTGACGGGCACGGGACTGAAGGGACTCGCTCCGCTTCAGGACCTCACCATACTCACGTTGTTTGACACGCCGGTGACGGACGCCGGGCTCAAGGAACTGGCTCCGCTCCAAAACCTCATCTCACTCTGTCTGAACTCCACGCGGGTGACGGATGCGGGGATGAAGGAAGTCGCCGCGCTCAAAAACCTCACCTCGCTCAACCTGATCAACACGGGCGTGACGGGCGCGGGGATGAAGGAACTCGCCGGACTCCCACAACTCGCCAATCTCTACCTGGACCGCACGCGGGTGACGGACGCCGGCGCAAAGGAACTCGCCGCGCTCACACAACTCACCGCACTCCAACTCCAGAACACACAACTGACGGACGCGGGGCTCAGGGAACTTGCCGCACTCAAAAAGCTTTCCAGGCTCTACCTGAGTGGCACGAAAATATCGGACGCCGGCGCGAAGGAACTCGCCGCATTCCGACAACTTGCCATACTCGACCTACAGAACACGCAAGTGACGGACGCGGGGCTCAAGGACCTTCAGAAGGCTCTCCCAAATTGCTTAATCTTGCGTTAA
- a CDS encoding response regulator yields MTAFKTLDTTCCPRAATEPGRKKAPRLVLGLVKSAFAAEVEAYFRQLGWDVVCVADSMDVSRAALRGKVTAVVLAVTPGDESGLLTCAKLRLTRPHARIILVGPEDARQARYARFAGAVGYLPEGTGVAAVARAVLGN; encoded by the coding sequence ATGACAGCCTTCAAGACCTTGGACACGACCTGTTGCCCTCGCGCGGCGACCGAGCCGGGCCGCAAGAAAGCTCCCCGGTTGGTCCTCGGCCTGGTCAAGTCGGCGTTCGCGGCCGAGGTCGAGGCTTATTTCCGGCAGTTGGGTTGGGATGTGGTTTGTGTCGCAGATAGCATGGATGTCAGCCGGGCGGCACTCCGCGGGAAAGTCACGGCGGTCGTCCTGGCCGTCACGCCCGGCGACGAGAGTGGGCTGTTGACCTGCGCGAAGCTCCGCCTCACCCGGCCGCACGCCCGCATCATCCTGGTCGGGCCGGAGGACGCCCGGCAAGCCCGGTACGCCCGCTTCGCCGGGGCGGTCGGGTACTTGCCGGAGGGGACGGGCGTGGCCGCGGTCGCGCGAGCCGTGCTGGGGAATTGA
- a CDS encoding sugar phosphate isomerase/epimerase family protein, with translation MSARISIGTWAYIFNQEVPTNDFHVILHKLQDLGYDGVELGGFNPHPGPDTCATKEARAKLRKEVADHGLKFSALAADLWSQKLLTVEDSGPFIAAFAKNVMFADDLGIDCIRVDTVEPITVVQQGQVTNEKAFERAVKAFDLCAKIAAQRNIRICWEFEPGFPINKPSEILALVDEVRVKRNNPNFGVLYDTCHAHMCAAIGANQIGAKETLKGGALELLEKLKGSITHTHLIDSDGSLNEHNTSTHNPFGTGHLNFDQLIPAIQAAGVPTDWWCVDLCFWPNAWEVTADSKKFLDKMRAKYAAA, from the coding sequence ATGAGCGCGCGCATTTCGATCGGAACTTGGGCCTACATCTTCAACCAGGAAGTCCCGACCAACGACTTCCACGTCATCCTGCACAAACTTCAGGACCTGGGGTACGACGGCGTCGAACTGGGCGGCTTCAACCCCCACCCCGGCCCGGACACCTGCGCGACCAAGGAAGCCCGCGCGAAACTCCGCAAGGAAGTCGCCGACCACGGGTTAAAATTCTCGGCCCTGGCCGCGGACCTCTGGTCGCAGAAGCTCCTGACCGTGGAAGACAGCGGCCCGTTCATCGCCGCGTTCGCCAAGAACGTGATGTTCGCCGACGACCTCGGCATCGACTGCATCCGCGTCGACACGGTCGAGCCGATCACCGTGGTCCAACAAGGGCAGGTGACGAACGAGAAGGCGTTCGAGCGGGCGGTCAAGGCGTTCGACCTGTGCGCCAAAATCGCGGCCCAGCGGAACATCCGCATCTGCTGGGAGTTCGAGCCCGGGTTCCCGATCAACAAGCCGAGCGAGATTCTTGCCCTCGTGGACGAAGTCCGCGTCAAGCGCAACAACCCGAACTTCGGCGTCCTGTACGACACCTGCCACGCCCACATGTGCGCGGCCATCGGGGCGAACCAGATCGGCGCGAAGGAGACCCTGAAGGGCGGCGCCCTGGAGCTGCTGGAAAAGCTCAAGGGCAGCATCACGCACACCCACCTGATCGACAGCGACGGCTCGCTGAACGAACACAACACCTCGACGCACAACCCGTTCGGCACCGGCCACCTGAACTTCGACCAGCTCATCCCCGCGATCCAGGCGGCCGGCGTCCCGACCGACTGGTGGTGCGTCGACCTCTGCTTCTGGCCGAACGCGTGGGAAGTGACGGCCGATAGTAAAAAATTCCTGGACAAGATGCGGGCGAAGTACGCGGCCGCGTGA
- a CDS encoding Uma2 family endonuclease: protein MIVKLHSVPETMADFHERLGFVPLDRIRMDPPPGTATEADVLRYLESGNKSLYELVDGVLVEKAVGTHETSISTLLVILIGSFVKEHKLGLTFAGDGPFRLAPGNVRYPDVSFIPWSLVPKDRTAEKIWPVTPVLAVEVLSESNTKAEIDRKIHELFATGCKLVWIIDPVTQTARAYTSASQSKNIPADGHLDGGKVLPGFRLPLAELFQSIEEPGQQG, encoded by the coding sequence ATGATCGTCAAGCTTCATTCAGTCCCGGAAACGATGGCCGATTTTCACGAACGGCTGGGGTTCGTGCCGCTCGATCGCATCCGCATGGACCCACCCCCGGGGACGGCGACCGAAGCCGACGTGCTTCGTTACCTGGAGTCCGGCAACAAAAGTCTGTACGAACTCGTCGACGGCGTTCTCGTGGAGAAAGCGGTGGGAACGCACGAAACGAGTATTAGCACGCTGTTAGTAATTCTAATCGGGTCTTTTGTGAAGGAACATAAGTTAGGCCTTACGTTCGCGGGTGACGGACCGTTTCGCCTCGCGCCCGGGAATGTTCGCTACCCAGACGTGAGTTTCATTCCCTGGAGTTTGGTGCCCAAGGATCGCACCGCGGAAAAGATTTGGCCCGTCACTCCCGTGCTGGCGGTCGAGGTACTCAGCGAGTCGAACACCAAGGCCGAGATCGATCGCAAAATCCACGAGCTTTTCGCGACCGGCTGCAAGCTCGTCTGGATCATTGATCCCGTGACCCAAACCGCCCGGGCTTACACTTCAGCCTCGCAGTCCAAGAACATTCCCGCGGACGGGCATCTCGACGGCGGCAAAGTCCTACCCGGCTTCCGTCTGCCCCTCGCCGAGCTTTTTCAGTCGATCGAAGAACCGGGGCAACAAGGTTGA
- a CDS encoding Uma2 family endonuclease encodes MIVKFHTTLETMADFHERLGFVPLDRILMNPPPGTATEADVLRFLGAADKRLCELVDGTLVEKAMGFVESILASYIIHKLVEFVNSNDLGVVTSPDGSFRTMSGNVRYPDASFVPWTAFPNGELPTNKISLVPPVLVVEVLSESNTTAEIDRKLRELFSSGCRLAWVIDPETKTAKVYSSAGRFKELATDGVLDGGKVLPGFRLPLPELFATTKKRKKKS; translated from the coding sequence ATGATCGTCAAATTCCACACGACCCTGGAAACGATGGCCGACTTTCACGAGCGCCTCGGCTTCGTGCCGCTCGACCGCATCCTCATGAACCCCCCACCGGGGACGGCCACGGAAGCGGACGTGCTTCGTTTCCTGGGGGCCGCCGACAAGCGGTTGTGTGAGTTAGTCGATGGTACACTGGTGGAGAAGGCGATGGGATTTGTGGAATCGATCCTCGCCTCGTACATTATTCATAAACTTGTCGAATTTGTTAATTCAAACGACCTCGGCGTCGTTACCTCGCCCGACGGATCGTTCCGTACGATGTCGGGCAACGTGCGCTACCCGGACGCGAGCTTCGTACCCTGGACCGCATTTCCCAACGGCGAACTCCCCACGAACAAGATATCCCTCGTCCCACCCGTACTGGTGGTTGAAGTTCTCAGCGAGTCGAACACCACGGCCGAAATCGATCGTAAGTTGCGCGAACTTTTTTCCTCCGGCTGTAGACTCGCCTGGGTCATAGACCCCGAAACCAAAACGGCAAAAGTTTATTCCTCGGCCGGCCGGTTTAAAGAACTTGCGACGGACGGCGTCCTCGACGGCGGAAAAGTACTCCCCGGGTTTCGACTCCCTCTCCCTGAGTTGTTTGCAACTACGAAAAAGCGAAAGAAGAAATCCTAG
- a CDS encoding Gfo/Idh/MocA family protein, with protein sequence MPKPLNVGMIGYGFMGRAHSNAYKQVGQFFPSEHKVVLKAACARDAEKAKAFADQWGYESIETDWRKLIARKDIDVIDICTPNNLHKEIALAAAAAGKMILCEKPLAMTAAEGKIMVDAVEKAKVPNMVWYNYRRIPAVTLAKKLIEEGRLGKIFHYRAKFLQDWTIKSDLPQGGQGLWRLDVAAAGSGVSGDLLAHCIDTAIWLNGRLDTVCAMTETFVKERMHNLTGKVEKVGIDDACTFMGRFENGSLANFESTRYARGHKALYTFEINGENMSLFWDLHDLHRLQIFDYKDEGKIRGWKSIHVTDNSPDHPYMANWWVPGLAIGYDASFTHQVADFIAGLESGTPASPTFRDAYETQLILDAVLDSAKSEKWVHVPKD encoded by the coding sequence ATGCCGAAGCCGTTGAACGTCGGGATGATCGGGTACGGGTTCATGGGCCGCGCGCACTCGAACGCGTACAAGCAGGTCGGCCAGTTCTTCCCGTCCGAACACAAAGTGGTCCTCAAGGCCGCGTGCGCCCGGGACGCCGAGAAGGCGAAGGCGTTCGCCGACCAGTGGGGTTACGAGTCGATCGAGACGGACTGGCGGAAGCTGATCGCGCGGAAGGACATCGACGTCATCGACATCTGCACGCCGAACAACCTACACAAGGAGATCGCCCTCGCCGCCGCCGCGGCCGGGAAGATGATCCTGTGCGAAAAGCCCCTGGCGATGACGGCCGCCGAGGGCAAGATCATGGTGGACGCGGTCGAGAAGGCCAAAGTCCCGAACATGGTCTGGTACAACTACCGCCGGATTCCCGCCGTCACGCTCGCCAAGAAACTGATCGAAGAAGGCCGACTCGGCAAGATCTTCCACTACCGGGCCAAATTCCTCCAGGACTGGACGATCAAGTCCGACCTGCCGCAGGGCGGCCAGGGGCTCTGGCGGTTGGACGTGGCGGCCGCCGGCAGCGGCGTCTCGGGCGACCTACTTGCTCACTGCATCGACACGGCCATCTGGCTGAACGGCCGCCTGGACACCGTCTGCGCGATGACGGAGACCTTCGTCAAGGAACGGATGCACAACCTGACGGGCAAGGTGGAGAAGGTCGGCATCGACGACGCCTGCACGTTCATGGGCCGGTTCGAGAACGGGTCGCTGGCGAACTTCGAGTCGACCCGGTACGCCCGCGGGCACAAGGCGTTGTACACGTTCGAGATCAACGGCGAGAACATGTCCCTCTTCTGGGACCTCCACGACCTGCACCGGCTGCAAATCTTCGATTACAAGGACGAGGGGAAGATCCGCGGGTGGAAATCGATCCACGTGACCGACAACAGCCCGGACCACCCGTACATGGCGAACTGGTGGGTGCCGGGCCTGGCGATCGGGTACGACGCGAGTTTCACGCACCAGGTCGCGGACTTCATCGCCGGCCTCGAATCCGGCACGCCGGCCAGCCCGACCTTCCGCGACGCCTACGAAACCCAGCTCATCCTCGACGCGGTCCTCGATTCGGCGAAGAGCGAGAAGTGGGTCCACGTCCCGAAAGACTAA
- a CDS encoding secretin N-terminal domain-containing protein — translation MRLPKPLFALAGLATAALFLPAAFSDPPKPQPAAPAKPLPPLPAESKPGLRVKVFKLKHAETESVRLALADLLGNQDDVRTRAQPGLTPDATPPQPPNHPVAGLMSLGGGFQGNNGASIMGGFGGAPSNGGIAGMLGLAGVGGLPPNGFGGISGVGGFGGQMGGFGGNSIPLNGDGHRTILWRVTTSKNVLIVRGTERHVQLAEEIVAALDREEKAALPRAHRIRTFELKNADAQTVVNTLRVLEFDGVKFSTAGDRLILGVIPEVHQKTVADLILDLDVKPDDN, via the coding sequence ATGCGCTTGCCGAAACCGCTCTTCGCACTCGCCGGGCTCGCCACCGCGGCACTCTTTCTCCCGGCCGCATTCTCGGACCCGCCGAAGCCCCAGCCGGCGGCCCCGGCCAAACCGCTCCCGCCGTTGCCGGCCGAGTCGAAGCCGGGGCTTCGGGTGAAGGTGTTTAAGCTCAAACACGCCGAGACCGAGTCGGTCCGCCTGGCGCTGGCGGACTTGCTCGGAAACCAGGACGACGTGCGAACAAGAGCCCAGCCCGGTCTCACGCCGGATGCCACGCCTCCACAGCCGCCTAATCACCCGGTGGCCGGACTGATGAGCCTGGGCGGCGGCTTTCAGGGGAACAATGGCGCAAGTATTATGGGCGGCTTCGGTGGCGCACCGAGCAATGGTGGGATTGCGGGCATGTTAGGACTAGCCGGGGTGGGCGGGCTGCCACCAAATGGTTTTGGCGGCATCAGCGGCGTGGGTGGGTTCGGTGGACAGATGGGGGGATTTGGCGGCAACTCAATTCCGCTCAATGGCGACGGTCACCGAACCATCCTCTGGCGAGTCACGACGAGCAAAAACGTCCTCATCGTTCGCGGCACCGAGCGGCACGTTCAACTCGCGGAAGAAATCGTCGCGGCTCTCGACCGTGAGGAGAAGGCGGCTCTCCCGCGGGCGCACCGAATCCGCACGTTTGAACTCAAGAATGCGGACGCCCAGACGGTCGTGAACACTCTCCGCGTGTTGGAATTCGACGGCGTGAAATTCAGCACCGCGGGGGACAGACTCATCCTCGGCGTTATTCCGGAAGTGCATCAGAAGACGGTCGCCGACCTGATTCTCGACCTGGATGTCAAACCGGACGACAACTAA
- a CDS encoding methylenetetrahydrofolate reductase: protein MSTLFEKLDDGRAGIRLYGIAPPKLASTPERLRDIAAEQVDRLRLLAPDGLVVYDIQDEPGRGGQERPFPFLPTVDPEVYARAGLAELAIPKIVYRCVGAQPREEFSGWIDDVRSTAGRHVRVFVGAPRGRSHRPGFPLAEAYALAHAASNLVIGGIAIAERHIAKEDEHHRMLAKQDHGCRFFITQSVYDAGATKSLLSDYALSLRTSGRSPVPVVLTFSPCGSVRTLEFMKWLGISFPRWLENELRHSADTLERSVDLCERVFVEVQDYAREKRLPIGINVESVSIRKSEIDASVELYRRLSSHLGR, encoded by the coding sequence TTGAGTACCCTATTTGAAAAACTAGACGACGGGCGCGCGGGAATTCGTCTTTACGGCATCGCGCCGCCGAAGCTTGCGTCGACTCCCGAGCGGTTGCGTGACATCGCAGCCGAACAGGTAGACCGACTTCGTCTACTCGCGCCCGACGGCCTGGTTGTCTACGATATTCAGGACGAACCGGGACGCGGCGGTCAGGAACGCCCGTTCCCGTTCCTACCCACCGTCGACCCCGAGGTCTACGCACGCGCCGGGCTCGCCGAACTCGCGATTCCGAAGATCGTGTACCGGTGCGTGGGCGCGCAGCCGCGCGAGGAGTTTTCGGGTTGGATCGACGACGTGCGGTCGACGGCCGGCCGGCACGTCAGGGTTTTTGTCGGCGCCCCACGCGGCCGATCGCACCGCCCGGGTTTTCCGCTGGCCGAGGCGTACGCGCTCGCGCACGCTGCTTCCAACCTGGTCATTGGCGGCATCGCCATAGCGGAGCGACACATTGCGAAAGAGGATGAGCACCACCGGATGCTCGCCAAGCAGGACCACGGCTGTCGCTTCTTCATTACACAGTCTGTATACGATGCCGGCGCCACAAAATCATTGCTATCAGACTACGCATTGTCGTTGCGAACGTCCGGCCGCTCGCCCGTCCCCGTGGTACTCACGTTCTCACCGTGCGGCTCCGTGCGCACGCTCGAATTCATGAAGTGGTTAGGCATTTCGTTCCCGCGCTGGCTCGAAAACGAACTCCGCCATTCGGCCGACACGCTGGAGCGCTCCGTCGACCTGTGCGAGAGGGTATTCGTCGAAGTGCAGGACTATGCCCGCGAAAAGCGGTTGCCCATCGGCATCAATGTCGAGAGCGTTTCGATACGAAAGTCGGAGATCGACGCGTCGGTCGAGCTATATCGGCGATTGAGTTCACATCTGGGGCGGTAA
- a CDS encoding glycosyltransferase: MRVVHLTASTFFGGPERQMLGLAEHLPPDCHTTFVSFREGGRCEAFLNVVRHNGFDAVGLRHDTPHVRSALRELTETLRAVRADVVLCHGYKPNVLGRIAARRVGIPAVAVSRGWTWESLKVRVYETLDRWNLRFMDRVICVSDGQAAKVRRAGVPDDKIGVIRNSARLDAFKEPDPAFRTRFRDYFAPGTVPSHIVLAAGRLSPEKGFDVLVEAAARVLHTVPEAGFVLFGEGAERARLEQRVRELGIAARFRLPGFIHDLDKYLPWADLLVLPSFTEGLPNVVLEAGAAGVAVVATAVGGTPEVVADGVTGHLVPSGDPMPLAGRIADLLGDEAARARMGAAGRERMREQFSFEAQAAAYVRLFETLCPTRMAVTV, encoded by the coding sequence ATGCGCGTCGTTCACCTCACCGCGAGTACGTTTTTCGGCGGCCCGGAACGGCAGATGCTCGGGCTCGCCGAACACCTTCCGCCGGACTGCCACACCACGTTCGTCAGCTTCCGCGAAGGCGGGCGGTGTGAAGCGTTCCTGAACGTCGTCCGGCACAACGGCTTCGACGCCGTCGGCCTCCGCCACGATACGCCGCACGTCCGCTCCGCCCTCCGGGAGTTGACCGAGACCCTGCGGGCGGTCCGGGCCGATGTCGTGCTGTGCCACGGGTATAAGCCGAACGTCCTCGGCCGCATCGCCGCCCGCCGGGTCGGAATCCCGGCCGTCGCCGTCTCCCGCGGGTGGACGTGGGAATCGCTGAAAGTGCGCGTCTACGAAACGCTCGACCGGTGGAACTTGCGGTTCATGGACCGCGTGATTTGCGTGTCCGACGGCCAGGCCGCCAAGGTCCGCCGCGCGGGCGTCCCGGACGACAAGATCGGCGTCATCCGCAACAGCGCGCGGCTGGACGCGTTTAAAGAGCCCGATCCGGCATTCCGCACCCGCTTTCGCGACTACTTTGCCCCCGGTACGGTGCCGTCGCACATTGTTCTCGCCGCCGGCCGCTTGAGCCCCGAGAAGGGGTTCGACGTGCTGGTCGAGGCGGCGGCCCGGGTGCTTCACACCGTGCCCGAAGCCGGCTTCGTCCTCTTCGGCGAAGGCGCCGAACGGGCGCGACTCGAACAGCGCGTCCGCGAACTCGGGATCGCGGCCCGGTTTCGCTTGCCGGGGTTCATTCACGACCTGGACAAGTACCTCCCGTGGGCCGATTTGCTCGTGCTGCCGTCGTTCACCGAAGGGTTGCCGAACGTGGTCCTTGAGGCCGGGGCGGCCGGCGTGGCGGTCGTCGCCACGGCCGTCGGCGGGACGCCGGAAGTCGTCGCGGACGGCGTCACGGGCCACCTCGTCCCTTCCGGCGACCCGATGCCCCTCGCCGGACGCATCGCCGATCTCCTGGGCGACGAAGCCGCACGGGCGCGGATGGGCGCCGCCGGCCGCGAGCGGATGCGCGAGCAGTTCAGCTTTGAAGCCCAGGCGGCCGCCTACGTCCGCCTATTCGAGACACTGTGCCCGACGCGCATGGCGGTGACGGTTTGA
- a CDS encoding glycosyltransferase, which translates to MTAVMAPPQPRAGQAAGSPGRTTPVRVCFLIDNLSRAGTETQLLALIRELDRARVAPALVLLDGEGELSRALEPYDCPVLRLGLKRLLGRGTLSAARRLKAFWREHGTEILQVYFLDSAYFGVPLARWCGVRRVVRVRNNLGYWLTRKHRLLNRGVGRLAHVTLTNSEAGKDALVASEALSPDRVTVIENGVDLERYRGFPAPLAHPGTVRVGCVANLRAVKNIDGLMRAARRVCDCCANVVFEVAGDGDERPNLERLRADLNLGERFVLRGSVADVPGFLKAVDVAVLPSHSEGMSNAVLEYMAAGRGIVVTDVGANTRLIHAGEHGLVVPPGDDEALATAIERLVVDAQLTRRLAAAAQKRATAEYSRSAMRERFEALYTRLATEPV; encoded by the coding sequence ATGACGGCAGTGATGGCGCCGCCCCAACCCCGCGCGGGGCAAGCGGCGGGATCTCCCGGACGGACGACACCCGTCCGCGTCTGCTTCCTCATCGACAACCTGAGTCGCGCGGGCACGGAAACGCAACTCCTCGCGCTCATTCGCGAACTCGACCGCGCCCGCGTCGCCCCGGCGCTCGTGTTGCTCGACGGCGAGGGCGAGTTGTCGCGGGCGCTCGAACCGTACGATTGCCCCGTCCTCCGGCTCGGGCTCAAGCGGTTACTCGGCCGGGGTACGCTGTCCGCCGCCCGCCGACTCAAGGCGTTTTGGCGCGAACACGGGACGGAAATTCTCCAGGTCTATTTCCTCGACTCGGCTTATTTCGGCGTCCCACTCGCGCGCTGGTGCGGCGTCCGCCGGGTCGTCCGCGTGCGCAACAACCTTGGCTACTGGCTCACCCGCAAGCACCGCCTGCTCAACCGCGGCGTCGGCCGTCTCGCCCACGTCACGCTGACGAATTCCGAGGCGGGTAAAGACGCCCTGGTCGCGTCCGAGGCGTTGTCGCCCGACCGGGTGACGGTCATCGAAAACGGGGTGGACCTGGAACGATACCGCGGCTTCCCGGCCCCCCTCGCCCACCCGGGAACGGTCCGCGTCGGCTGCGTGGCGAACTTGCGGGCCGTGAAGAACATCGACGGCCTCATGCGGGCGGCCCGCCGCGTCTGCGACTGTTGCGCGAACGTCGTCTTCGAGGTCGCGGGCGACGGCGACGAACGGCCGAACCTGGAGCGACTCCGGGCCGATTTGAACTTGGGCGAGCGGTTCGTCTTGCGGGGGTCGGTGGCGGACGTGCCCGGGTTCCTGAAGGCGGTCGATGTCGCCGTTCTGCCGTCGCATTCGGAAGGGATGTCGAACGCGGTGTTGGAATACATGGCCGCGGGCCGCGGGATCGTGGTCACGGACGTCGGGGCGAACACCCGACTGATCCACGCCGGCGAACACGGCCTGGTCGTCCCGCCCGGCGACGACGAAGCCCTCGCGACGGCCATCGAGCGGCTCGTCGTCGACGCCCAACTCACCCGCCGGCTGGCCGCGGCGGCGCAGAAGCGGGCGACGGCCGAGTACAGCCGGTCGGCCATGCGCGAGCGGTTTGAAGCGCTCTATACCCGGCTGGCGACCGAACCCGTTTGA
- a CDS encoding transposase: MDAAAIYQRFVEQAPAAVLIHGLIQSCMSPEFLDQTAAPHLPASPNPRQLAFADLVEILLPVVFGSATSVRHSYRQATHMHAVATLKCVYERLDRTPPAAVAALVGAVADRVGPLFDTPATGPLRFRTLDGNHLAATQNRLADLAGRPAPLPGQAIVLRDQATGVFVRILLHEDGHANERALHAQLMPAFEPGDVVIADSSFCTEGFLTGVQARGAASVVRHHGGVGLTPVGDRIDHGLVPTGRVYETRVQYAQTALVLRLVEIELCQPTREGITVVGVLTDVPAETLPAPDVAATYLRRRTIEVAFQELADGLRGEVDTLAYPKAALFAFGLAVAVYNLLQVVRRAAEHHAVASGEPIPDPVSPVLLGHEVRSFAAGVATALNGNPDMPTPAWTVERLRAWVKTLARRLTDGRYAKSKRGHRKARPKTPKAPKGSHTATARVLEQRRIKSQ, translated from the coding sequence ATGGATGCGGCCGCCATCTACCAGCGATTCGTCGAACAGGCTCCGGCTGCCGTCTTGATCCACGGTCTGATCCAGAGCTGTATGTCCCCGGAGTTCCTGGATCAAACGGCCGCCCCCCACCTGCCGGCGTCCCCGAACCCCCGCCAACTCGCGTTCGCGGATCTGGTGGAGATCCTATTGCCCGTCGTCTTCGGGTCCGCGACCTCGGTTCGGCACTCGTACCGACAGGCGACCCACATGCACGCCGTGGCGACACTCAAGTGCGTCTACGAGCGACTCGACCGGACCCCGCCGGCCGCCGTCGCCGCACTCGTCGGGGCCGTCGCCGATCGCGTCGGCCCACTGTTCGACACCCCGGCCACCGGACCCCTCCGGTTCCGAACTCTGGATGGGAATCACTTGGCCGCGACGCAGAACCGGTTGGCCGACCTGGCTGGCCGGCCGGCTCCCCTCCCGGGTCAGGCGATCGTTCTCCGGGACCAAGCGACCGGCGTGTTCGTCCGCATCCTGTTGCACGAGGACGGGCATGCGAACGAGCGGGCCCTGCACGCCCAATTGATGCCGGCATTCGAACCCGGGGATGTGGTCATTGCGGACAGCTCGTTCTGCACCGAAGGGTTCCTCACGGGCGTTCAGGCCCGGGGGGCGGCGTCCGTCGTACGCCACCACGGTGGGGTCGGGTTGACCCCGGTCGGCGACCGGATCGACCACGGGTTGGTCCCGACCGGACGGGTGTACGAGACGCGGGTGCAATACGCCCAGACGGCTCTCGTCCTCCGACTCGTCGAGATCGAACTGTGTCAGCCGACGCGGGAGGGGATCACCGTCGTGGGAGTACTGACCGATGTCCCGGCCGAGACCCTGCCGGCTCCGGACGTGGCGGCCACGTACCTGCGTCGGCGAACGATCGAAGTCGCGTTCCAGGAATTGGCCGACGGGTTGCGCGGGGAGGTCGACACGCTCGCGTACCCGAAGGCCGCGTTGTTCGCGTTCGGGTTGGCGGTCGCCGTGTACAACCTCTTGCAGGTTGTCCGACGGGCAGCCGAGCACCACGCGGTGGCGTCGGGCGAGCCGATTCCGGACCCGGTGTCCCCAGTCCTGTTGGGGCACGAGGTGCGTTCGTTCGCCGCGGGTGTCGCCACCGCGCTGAACGGGAACCCCGACATGCCCACGCCCGCGTGGACGGTGGAGCGGTTGCGGGCGTGGGTCAAGACGTTGGCCCGCCGGTTGACTGACGGGCGGTATGCGAAGAGCAAACGCGGTCATCGCAAGGCGCGACCCAAGACGCCCAAAGCCCCCAAGGGCTCGCACACTGCGACCGCCCGCGTTCTCGAACAACGACGCATCAAAAGTCAATAG